From a region of the Acidobacteriota bacterium genome:
- a CDS encoding glycine--tRNA ligase yields the protein MGKDKANDLMDKIVSLCKRRGYVYQSSEIYGGLGSCWDYGPLGAELKRNLKNFWWDAMTNRRDDIEGLDAAILMHPRVWHTSGHVDEFTDPLVDCKTCKGRFRADKLSESHCLLKPSKTPLECGGELTEARSFNLMFRTFMGPLEDDSATIYIRPETAQGIYVNFLNVKNSSRQKIPFGIAQMGKAFRNEITPGNFIFRTREFEQMEMQFFVHPSEDKKWFDFWRQERWRWYEELGIDPGKLRWHCHEEKELAHYAKEAYDIEYEYPFGWQELEGIHNRTDFDLSRHMEASGKDLRYFDERYDQKFIPYIIETSAGCDRTLLTLLVDGYDEMEIKGEKRVFLRLSPRIAPIKAAVFPLVKKEGMPEFATAVYQELKKRFKVFYDESGAVGRRYARMDEAGCPFCVTIDGQTLQDETMTLRDRDTMEQVRMKIPEVIRFLEQKINGQDPDPRP from the coding sequence ATGGGCAAAGACAAAGCTAACGACCTGATGGACAAGATCGTCTCGCTGTGCAAGCGGCGAGGCTACGTATACCAGTCATCCGAAATCTACGGCGGCCTGGGGTCCTGCTGGGACTACGGCCCGCTGGGTGCCGAACTCAAGCGCAATCTCAAGAATTTCTGGTGGGATGCGATGACGAACCGCCGCGACGATATCGAGGGCCTCGATGCCGCGATTCTGATGCATCCCCGCGTCTGGCACACCTCCGGACACGTCGACGAGTTCACCGATCCGCTGGTTGACTGCAAGACGTGCAAGGGCCGGTTTCGAGCCGACAAGCTGTCCGAAAGCCACTGCCTGCTGAAACCGTCAAAAACCCCGCTCGAGTGCGGCGGCGAGTTGACCGAGGCGCGCAGTTTTAACCTGATGTTCAGAACCTTCATGGGACCGCTCGAGGATGATTCGGCTACCATCTACATCCGGCCTGAAACCGCCCAGGGGATTTACGTCAACTTCCTCAACGTCAAGAACTCCTCGCGCCAGAAGATACCCTTCGGCATCGCCCAGATGGGCAAGGCCTTCCGCAATGAGATCACGCCCGGTAATTTTATCTTCCGCACCCGCGAGTTCGAACAGATGGAGATGCAGTTCTTCGTCCATCCGAGCGAGGACAAGAAGTGGTTTGATTTCTGGAGACAGGAGCGCTGGCGCTGGTACGAAGAACTCGGCATCGACCCCGGCAAGCTCCGGTGGCACTGCCACGAGGAGAAGGAACTGGCCCATTACGCGAAGGAAGCATACGATATCGAGTACGAGTATCCCTTCGGCTGGCAGGAACTGGAAGGCATCCACAACCGCACGGATTTTGACCTGAGCCGCCACATGGAGGCTTCCGGCAAGGACCTGCGCTACTTCGACGAGCGCTACGACCAGAAATTCATCCCCTACATTATCGAGACCTCCGCCGGGTGCGATAGGACCCTGCTGACACTCCTGGTCGACGGTTACGATGAAATGGAGATCAAGGGAGAGAAGCGGGTATTCCTTCGGCTCTCGCCTCGAATAGCCCCCATCAAGGCGGCCGTATTCCCGCTGGTCAAGAAAGAGGGTATGCCGGAATTCGCTACCGCGGTCTACCAGGAGCTCAAGAAGCGGTTCAAGGTATTCTACGATGAGTCCGGCGCCGTGGGGCGGCGGTATGCCCGGATGGACGAGGCCGGATGTCCTTTCTGCGTCACCATCGACGGCCAGACCCTGCAAGATGAAACCATGACCCTGCGTGACCGCGATACCATGGAGCAAGTCCGTATGAAGATCCCCGAAGTTATCCGCTTTCTCGAGCAGAAAATCAACGGGCAGGACCCGGACCCCCGGCCGTAA
- a CDS encoding tetratricopeptide repeat protein, which yields MVLKVKSVGEWAFVLTALVIVAGFAFWQSDLTSDPPMYFSGIGQSLSTDPYMYSLHARNRILFGEFDPLNDPRWIVFQKSLVSLVSCLWLRLTDVTLREANTVGVLLSIAGMFLVLLALVKYHRPWVTAAVALCYLINVTLLTYGRLPYLENGLIFWAGLAFLIWTRWGDRISGAAAAGAVAALAAVTGKLFGALLVPTVVLSILALRRPEPWKHIAATLIGFIAAGAASILLLYGGHASQAVQFFTRESFGLHGFPDGLKSPWAFAEHLVSFGFDNHLYYLNPDLLLFLVAGGLFFVFRGKGRKSRIENLPPTMVYSLFWILSGWISLMPLNYSPLRYSLFFVPAVIVFCFTTLDWSMRSQPLGAAGWRKTGGWLAVLLFWMLTFHTVMNAWFFNDVSAPRRLIVWLSLAAGLGLALATRQVIRSRPRLFSRATVIMLATLLVGTSALVNGFRVRRKHFLDHHFSVAEANSDMGQILGPGAVVAGPYAPTLTFQTEHQSVIHFFGATRSDSGLFDSFPITHVAADLSNWRAAVVDFPALAGLKPVASYWIRDYLVELYNVSKTFPNVRANAYAESPYERAANYFQRDQIDSALAALDSVPMMVNSSKAAGILYSRLMQRKQQYDHVLQLLTELAERFPTDFSLQLECGHFLQRLALTRQDRLLLYRAQKYYERATILNPYKADYANSLYAQTLARMSGSPSGTGR from the coding sequence ATGGTGCTCAAGGTAAAATCAGTCGGCGAATGGGCGTTTGTGCTGACGGCGTTGGTAATCGTAGCCGGATTCGCTTTCTGGCAGTCGGACCTGACGTCAGACCCGCCCATGTACTTTTCGGGGATCGGCCAGTCTCTTTCCACCGACCCCTACATGTACAGCCTGCACGCACGCAACAGGATTCTCTTCGGTGAGTTCGACCCGCTGAACGACCCGCGCTGGATCGTGTTTCAGAAATCGCTCGTGTCACTCGTTTCGTGCCTGTGGCTTCGGTTGACGGATGTTACGCTCAGGGAGGCCAACACGGTCGGCGTGCTGCTGAGCATAGCCGGGATGTTCCTGGTCCTGCTGGCGCTGGTGAAATATCACCGCCCGTGGGTGACGGCTGCCGTGGCCCTGTGTTACCTCATCAACGTGACGCTTCTGACCTACGGCCGGCTCCCCTACCTGGAAAACGGGCTGATTTTCTGGGCGGGCCTGGCCTTTCTCATCTGGACGCGGTGGGGCGACCGGATCTCCGGGGCTGCAGCCGCCGGGGCCGTGGCGGCTCTGGCTGCCGTCACGGGCAAGCTGTTTGGCGCCCTGCTGGTGCCGACGGTCGTTCTGTCAATCCTGGCCTTGCGACGCCCGGAACCATGGAAACACATAGCGGCGACGTTGATCGGGTTTATCGCCGCCGGTGCCGCCTCGATCCTTCTGCTTTACGGGGGACACGCTTCTCAAGCGGTGCAGTTCTTCACCCGCGAATCTTTCGGCCTGCACGGATTTCCTGACGGCCTGAAATCCCCCTGGGCGTTTGCCGAGCACCTGGTTTCGTTTGGTTTTGACAACCATCTGTACTATCTCAATCCGGACCTGCTGCTCTTTCTGGTGGCCGGTGGCCTCTTCTTCGTTTTCCGCGGAAAGGGCCGCAAATCCCGTATTGAGAACCTGCCGCCGACGATGGTGTACTCGCTTTTCTGGATTCTCTCGGGCTGGATCAGTTTGATGCCGCTGAACTATTCACCCCTGCGCTATAGTCTGTTTTTTGTGCCGGCCGTGATCGTATTCTGTTTTACGACCCTCGACTGGTCGATGCGTTCGCAGCCTTTAGGCGCCGCCGGATGGCGAAAAACAGGCGGCTGGCTGGCCGTCCTGCTCTTCTGGATGTTGACCTTCCATACGGTGATGAACGCCTGGTTCTTCAACGACGTCAGCGCTCCGCGCAGGCTGATCGTGTGGCTCTCGCTGGCGGCGGGCCTCGGCCTGGCCCTGGCCACGAGACAGGTCATCCGCAGCAGGCCGCGCCTTTTCAGCCGGGCTACAGTGATTATGCTCGCAACGCTTCTGGTCGGGACGTCTGCTCTGGTGAACGGTTTCAGGGTCCGCCGCAAGCACTTCCTCGATCATCACTTCTCGGTGGCTGAAGCCAATAGTGATATGGGCCAGATTCTGGGCCCCGGGGCCGTCGTGGCCGGGCCATACGCGCCGACACTGACATTTCAGACGGAGCACCAGTCGGTTATTCATTTCTTCGGGGCGACCCGGTCCGACAGCGGCCTGTTCGACAGCTTTCCGATCACTCACGTAGCTGCAGACTTGTCCAACTGGCGGGCCGCCGTGGTTGACTTCCCGGCTCTGGCCGGCCTGAAACCGGTGGCCTCTTACTGGATCCGGGATTATCTGGTCGAACTGTATAACGTCAGCAAAACGTTCCCCAACGTCAGGGCGAATGCGTACGCGGAGTCTCCCTATGAGCGAGCCGCCAACTACTTCCAGCGGGACCAGATCGACAGCGCCCTGGCGGCCTTGGATTCTGTACCGATGATGGTTAATTCCTCAAAGGCCGCCGGCATCCTGTACTCGCGGTTGATGCAGCGCAAACAGCAATACGATCACGTGCTGCAACTGCTGACCGAACTTGCCGAGCGCTTTCCCACCGACTTCAGCCTCCAACTCGAGTGCGGCCACTTCCTGCAGCGCCTGGCTCTGACCAGGCAGGACCGCCTGCTTTTGTACCGGGCCCAGAAATATTACGAACGGGCGACCATCCTCAATCCCTACAAGGCCGATTACGCCAACAGCCTCTATGCGCAGACTCTCGCCCGGATGTCCGGCTCGCCATCCGGCACCGGCAGGTGA
- a CDS encoding zf-HC2 domain-containing protein, with translation MNCQEALALLYEIIDKEASEIDVRRVQEHLRECHHCTDIYRLEESVQSLINERLKSDYSLSRLTVLKSKVLSQLDGIDRERAVPARHQPPFMRLSWALATAASLVLVIAAYMFFSGARRHEAMLIPLEKAHRSIFSNPSTDVDSVAVTQSVMRVYTDVSYSVDRVVNDFHLTGGHTEDLMGSEVAHLVYHNGTCCVSVFVATADSFEIPEELKANPRTIGAITFYDHNCRGCRLVYHQVGNAVIITATTSRDVELLEFVPGSAVI, from the coding sequence ATGAACTGCCAGGAAGCCTTAGCACTGCTCTATGAAATAATTGATAAGGAAGCCTCTGAAATCGACGTCCGACGGGTGCAGGAGCACCTCAGGGAGTGCCATCACTGCACCGACATCTACCGGCTGGAAGAGTCCGTGCAGTCGCTTATCAACGAGAGACTCAAGTCGGACTACTCCCTAAGCAGGCTTACTGTTCTCAAGTCCAAAGTGCTCAGCCAGTTGGACGGCATCGACCGCGAGAGAGCAGTCCCCGCCCGCCATCAACCGCCGTTCATGCGGCTGTCGTGGGCCCTGGCCACGGCGGCGTCCCTGGTGCTGGTGATCGCCGCGTACATGTTCTTCTCCGGCGCTCGCCGTCATGAGGCCATGCTGATCCCGCTGGAGAAGGCTCACCGGAGCATTTTCAGCAACCCGAGCACCGATGTGGATTCCGTCGCCGTCACCCAGTCGGTGATGCGCGTGTACACTGATGTCAGCTACAGTGTCGACCGGGTGGTGAACGATTTCCACCTGACCGGTGGTCACACGGAGGACCTGATGGGATCCGAGGTGGCGCACCTGGTGTACCACAACGGCACGTGCTGCGTTTCAGTGTTCGTGGCCACCGCCGACTCGTTCGAGATTCCCGAGGAGCTCAAGGCCAACCCGAGAACCATCGGCGCTATCACCTTCTACGATCACAACTGCCGTGGCTGCCGCCTGGTGTACCATCAGGTTGGCAACGCCGTCATCATCACTGCGACCACTTCACGAGACGTCGAGCTTCTCGAATTCGTGCCCGGCTCTGCGGTCATATAG
- a CDS encoding DUF4388 domain-containing protein, with product MKNDTTTMRLDQILISEGLVTQEQVAEALEHQKQNGGKLGSLLLRFGHVDESGLLKALERQFGCDSVRLSEIEIPDMVLKFIPSRVARARNVIPFDYNPETNELKIACENPGDEHLVDELGFVARGKTVRLYVAAEMSIQAAIGRCYSSPPEQLLTQRISTPDSAGHSEVAAGTPAGGRKSPSAKGAVLLVTDDLKADDPVRKGLEQENFDVAISDSANEAIGMIGGRSFHTVFVRDSVSGNYMDLIDRVRKISPSTRVRYYGSAGELLLDETVTSEQADLTVMNFDLLTTLLASREKLRSNHSGRVGQYVDRLCRRLELPARDRLAIVTAAYLHDLARYYYGNSDEPNYERTLVTLSAGSLESFNYSPLVTGILRCMYKDLEGKYTKRLPIEALGGNIVTVADIFCEGIPYNEKVSLDRFDRIKQTFHDLVGKLFMAEVVEAFLNMVQEDMLAVQESRRFNQVMILYEDSEAMVLVEQRLRRHGFRTVVVQSIDEFVDLYGRSRPDIQVLIKHGSTWLVSDFVGVLVSRGVAIDSVATFLLVDHPVATELTSMVEKGIEDVIPMDDNLDLLIAKMKKIGSRLELASSQPLLTLQDHGTRGSLEDMNLIDLLQALGPSRKTVRLAVSSEDRELVIFLNRGDIVHAACNDKVGPEAVYEAIVWGTGSWAVEPVDADDLPEQNNHSSNEAILMEGCRLLDERERAARSGAASPT from the coding sequence ATGAAGAACGATACGACAACAATGCGACTCGACCAGATCCTTATCTCTGAGGGGCTGGTCACACAGGAGCAGGTAGCCGAGGCGCTGGAGCATCAGAAACAGAACGGCGGAAAGCTGGGTTCTCTTCTGCTTCGCTTCGGACACGTCGACGAATCCGGACTGCTCAAAGCCCTCGAGAGGCAATTTGGATGCGACAGTGTGCGGCTCTCTGAAATCGAGATTCCGGATATGGTGCTCAAGTTCATACCTTCGCGGGTGGCTCGGGCGCGCAACGTCATTCCGTTCGACTACAATCCTGAAACGAACGAGTTGAAAATAGCGTGCGAGAACCCCGGCGACGAGCACCTCGTCGACGAACTGGGATTTGTCGCCCGCGGCAAAACCGTCAGACTATACGTCGCGGCGGAGATGTCCATTCAGGCGGCCATTGGACGCTGCTATTCGAGCCCCCCCGAGCAGCTTCTGACACAGCGTATCTCGACTCCGGACAGTGCCGGCCACAGCGAAGTTGCAGCCGGGACGCCAGCGGGCGGCCGTAAGTCGCCTTCGGCCAAAGGGGCCGTGCTGCTCGTGACCGACGACCTCAAGGCGGACGATCCCGTCAGGAAAGGGCTGGAGCAGGAGAACTTCGACGTCGCCATCTCGGATTCCGCAAATGAAGCCATCGGAATGATCGGGGGGCGCAGTTTCCACACCGTCTTTGTTCGGGATTCCGTGTCGGGTAACTACATGGACCTGATCGATCGGGTCAGAAAGATCTCCCCGAGCACGCGCGTCCGGTATTACGGATCGGCCGGCGAGCTGTTGCTGGACGAGACAGTGACCTCCGAACAGGCCGACCTGACGGTGATGAATTTCGACCTGCTGACGACCCTGCTGGCCTCGAGGGAGAAGCTGCGGTCGAACCACAGCGGCCGCGTGGGCCAGTACGTCGATCGCCTGTGCCGTCGGCTCGAACTTCCCGCCAGAGACCGTCTCGCCATCGTAACGGCGGCATATCTTCACGACCTGGCCCGCTACTACTATGGAAACTCCGACGAGCCGAACTACGAGCGAACGCTGGTAACGTTGTCCGCCGGCAGTCTCGAGTCATTCAATTACTCGCCTCTGGTGACCGGGATATTGCGGTGCATGTACAAGGACCTGGAAGGCAAGTACACGAAGCGGCTGCCCATAGAGGCGCTCGGCGGCAATATCGTGACGGTGGCCGACATCTTCTGCGAGGGCATTCCATACAACGAGAAGGTCTCGCTGGACAGATTTGACCGGATAAAACAGACGTTTCACGACCTGGTCGGAAAGCTCTTCATGGCCGAGGTCGTTGAGGCGTTTCTCAACATGGTGCAGGAGGACATGCTCGCCGTGCAGGAGTCCCGGAGATTCAACCAGGTGATGATTCTCTATGAGGACAGCGAGGCGATGGTCCTGGTTGAACAGCGCCTCAGACGGCACGGCTTTCGGACCGTGGTGGTGCAGTCGATTGACGAGTTTGTGGACCTTTACGGGCGCAGCCGACCCGACATCCAGGTCCTGATCAAACACGGCAGCACGTGGCTGGTTTCGGATTTCGTCGGTGTGCTCGTCTCCCGGGGCGTGGCCATCGACTCGGTGGCGACCTTTCTGTTGGTGGATCACCCCGTCGCGACGGAATTGACGTCCATGGTTGAGAAGGGGATTGAGGATGTCATCCCGATGGATGACAATCTGGATCTCCTGATCGCCAAGATGAAGAAGATCGGGAGTCGCCTGGAGCTGGCATCGTCCCAGCCGCTGCTGACACTGCAGGACCACGGCACGCGCGGATCGCTCGAGGACATGAATCTGATTGACCTTCTCCAGGCGCTGGGCCCGAGCAGGAAGACGGTCAGGCTGGCGGTTTCCTCGGAGGACCGGGAACTGGTGATATTCCTGAACCGGGGCGACATCGTGCACGCGGCCTGCAACGACAAGGTGGGTCCCGAGGCGGTCTACGAGGCGATTGTATGGGGCACCGGCAGTTGGGCGGTTGAGCCTGTCGACGCGGACGACCTGCCGGAACAGAACAATCACTCGTCCAACGAGGCGATTCTCATGGAAGGATGTCGGCTTCTCGATGAACGGGAACGGGCCGCCAGATCCGGCGCAGCCAGCCCGACATAG
- a CDS encoding sigma-70 family RNA polymerase sigma factor, with the protein MPGSTATQLAQRKVFENEALPHMDALYRTGLRMTRNQSDAEDLVQETIVKAYRNWDKFEPGSNCRAWLFKIMTNIFINDYRSKSRAPVSVDVDDIDDNYLYGQLAQLGPDKNPEQELFAKVFDDDVKKAIEELPDDFRLVVVLSFLEGFSYQEIANIADIQIGTVKSRLHRGRKLLQKQLFDYAVKNGYIKDTAR; encoded by the coding sequence ATGCCCGGTAGCACAGCGACGCAGTTGGCCCAGCGGAAGGTGTTCGAGAACGAGGCGCTGCCTCACATGGACGCCCTTTACCGCACTGGGTTGCGCATGACCAGGAACCAGAGTGACGCCGAAGACCTGGTGCAGGAAACCATCGTCAAGGCGTACCGAAACTGGGACAAGTTTGAGCCAGGGTCGAACTGCCGGGCATGGTTGTTTAAGATCATGACCAATATCTTCATCAATGACTACCGGTCGAAATCACGAGCGCCGGTCTCGGTGGATGTGGATGATATCGATGACAATTACCTTTACGGCCAGCTGGCCCAGCTTGGACCCGATAAGAACCCGGAGCAGGAGCTTTTTGCCAAAGTCTTCGATGATGACGTCAAGAAAGCTATAGAAGAGCTGCCGGACGATTTCCGACTGGTGGTGGTTCTGTCCTTTCTTGAGGGCTTCTCGTACCAGGAGATCGCCAACATTGCTGATATCCAGATCGGCACCGTAAAATCGAGGCTACACCGGGGCCGGAAACTCCTGCAGAAGCAACTGTTTGATTATGCCGTCAAGAATGGGTACATCAAGGACACTGCGAGATGA